One window of Chryseobacterium sp. JJR-5R genomic DNA carries:
- a CDS encoding TonB-dependent receptor: protein MKKNLIALGLLFTAVSVGAQMKNTDSDTIKIQTIEDVNLHKTGNPNKAKPLSTKSNLTVMETPQPIAIVTHEIIEQQQAKQLSDVLQNVNGMYVTSSRGNSQDSFGGRGFILGNDNIFKNGSRVNSGVFPEVTGLERVEVLKGANAMLYGNTAAGGVINMITKKPRFNFGGSVGMNAGSWNSYKPTVDFYGPLSKSVAFRVNGTYEYAESFRDVVQSEKYYFNPSFVFNLGPKSQLIVEADYLKNNFTPDFGIGAITKEDGLTYELNKLLPRNAYLGTDWQFQDVEQVTTNVTFNHQINDKWTLNATASYQNYTKDYFSTERVQWGYDKKFPTRLSWNRPLNRTYNEQNYTSAQVNLNGEFNTGKINHKVLIGTDADYGVADGYTYYNPADNKTFGNAYFYGTNGGSGLLYLDDPSTWAGGAMPDAEKLEKNRVNTRRIGVYAQDFVSLTKEFKVIAGLRWSYIENMPTIRTTFKTVAAGKVDPNSVTNKKLVDNSSSSDQAVSPKVGLVYMPDDNFSAFATYTNSFVANVGRLRGSDEGLTPTNIDQYEVGIKKNLWNSALAINVTAYQILYRNYYQNALDDKGNLLDTTGLIKDFAGKMRSRGVELDITGNPTENLSVIGGFSYNNSVYLDTPENFGYVEEQRLVRTPATTANASVFYKFTKYVPGLKVGAGAYFIGKRLAGWNDTKTGANSLQARKGVSRIFELEDYTTVTLSVGYEWKKFMIQARVGNLFDTENYNVHENYSVNPITPRNYYVTLTYKL, encoded by the coding sequence ATGAAAAAAAATCTAATAGCCTTAGGATTGTTATTCACAGCCGTTTCTGTAGGTGCACAGATGAAAAACACTGATTCTGACACCATTAAGATCCAGACGATTGAAGATGTCAACCTTCACAAAACCGGCAACCCCAACAAAGCAAAGCCGTTATCTACAAAATCCAACCTTACGGTGATGGAAACACCGCAGCCCATAGCAATTGTTACCCATGAAATTATTGAGCAGCAGCAGGCCAAGCAGCTGAGTGATGTTTTGCAGAATGTGAATGGTATGTATGTTACTTCATCAAGGGGCAATTCCCAGGACAGCTTTGGAGGACGGGGTTTTATTTTAGGAAATGATAATATTTTCAAAAACGGATCAAGGGTTAACAGCGGTGTTTTTCCGGAGGTGACCGGACTGGAAAGAGTGGAAGTCCTGAAAGGTGCCAATGCCATGCTTTACGGAAATACTGCGGCAGGAGGTGTAATTAATATGATTACCAAAAAGCCCCGTTTCAACTTCGGAGGGAGCGTGGGGATGAATGCAGGCAGCTGGAACTCATACAAACCGACAGTGGATTTTTATGGTCCGTTATCTAAAAGCGTTGCATTCAGGGTAAACGGCACTTATGAATATGCCGAAAGTTTCAGAGATGTGGTACAGTCTGAAAAATATTACTTCAACCCGTCATTCGTCTTTAATTTAGGTCCGAAATCCCAATTGATCGTAGAGGCAGATTACCTTAAAAACAATTTTACCCCGGACTTTGGAATCGGGGCCATTACAAAAGAGGACGGCCTGACTTATGAACTCAATAAGCTTCTTCCGAGAAATGCCTATTTAGGAACGGACTGGCAGTTCCAGGATGTGGAACAAGTAACCACAAATGTTACGTTCAATCATCAGATTAATGATAAATGGACCCTGAATGCCACTGCATCCTATCAGAATTATACAAAAGATTATTTTTCTACAGAGCGTGTACAGTGGGGATATGATAAAAAGTTCCCTACCCGACTTTCATGGAACAGGCCGCTGAACAGAACCTATAACGAGCAGAACTATACTTCGGCACAGGTAAACCTTAACGGAGAATTCAATACAGGGAAAATCAACCATAAAGTATTAATCGGGACCGATGCCGATTACGGTGTGGCAGACGGTTATACCTATTATAACCCCGCTGACAATAAAACCTTCGGCAACGCCTATTTTTACGGAACCAACGGAGGTTCAGGCCTCCTATATCTTGATGATCCTTCTACCTGGGCCGGCGGGGCAATGCCTGATGCAGAAAAGCTGGAAAAAAACAGGGTCAATACAAGAAGAATCGGGGTGTATGCACAGGATTTTGTGAGCCTTACCAAAGAATTCAAAGTGATTGCCGGCTTACGTTGGTCATATATCGAAAATATGCCGACCATAAGGACAACTTTTAAAACTGTTGCAGCAGGAAAAGTTGATCCTAATTCTGTAACCAACAAAAAACTGGTAGACAATTCTTCATCATCAGACCAGGCTGTTTCGCCAAAAGTAGGCCTGGTGTATATGCCTGATGATAATTTCTCTGCCTTCGCCACCTATACCAATTCATTTGTCGCAAATGTCGGAAGACTGAGGGGCAGTGATGAAGGCCTGACACCTACAAATATTGACCAGTATGAAGTAGGTATTAAGAAAAACCTGTGGAACAGTGCTCTGGCCATCAATGTGACAGCATATCAGATCCTTTATAGGAATTATTACCAGAATGCCTTGGATGACAAAGGAAACCTTCTAGATACTACCGGCCTGATCAAAGATTTTGCAGGAAAAATGAGGAGCCGCGGAGTGGAACTTGATATTACAGGAAACCCGACGGAAAACTTATCCGTTATCGGAGGGTTCTCCTATAATAATTCCGTATATCTGGATACCCCTGAAAATTTCGGGTATGTAGAGGAACAGAGGCTTGTAAGGACACCTGCCACTACGGCCAATGCATCGGTATTCTATAAATTCACGAAATATGTTCCCGGATTAAAAGTGGGAGCCGGAGCTTATTTTATCGGAAAAAGATTAGCCGGATGGAATGATACCAAAACGGGAGCCAACAGTTTACAGGCCAGAAAAGGGGTAAGCAGGATTTTTGAACTGGAAGATTACACCACTGTTACCCTATCGGTAGGTTACGAATGGAAAAAATTCATGATCCAGGCAAGAGTAGGAAACTTATTTGATACGGAAAACTACAATGTTCATGAGAATTATTCCGTAAACCCGATTACGCCGCGAAATTATTACGTTACGCTGACTTACAAGCTGTAA
- a CDS encoding PepSY domain-containing protein has translation MDKIKDTRSFMRITHRYLGYFLAGIMAVYAVSGVLLVYRDTDFLKKEKKYEKTIGRNLSEKELGKELKIKNLEVEKTDGSVLKFKQGTYNAATGEAKYAKKELPFVLDKMTKLHKSQSKDTLSPLNTFFGVALFFFVISSFWMFNPKTKAFKRGMIFTAAGLVAALIMLFI, from the coding sequence ATGGACAAGATCAAAGACACGAGAAGCTTTATGAGAATCACACACCGCTACCTGGGGTATTTCCTGGCAGGGATTATGGCCGTTTATGCTGTAAGCGGTGTTTTGCTGGTGTACCGGGATACCGATTTCCTGAAAAAAGAGAAAAAATATGAAAAGACAATCGGCAGAAACCTTTCTGAAAAAGAATTGGGAAAGGAACTGAAAATAAAAAATTTAGAAGTTGAGAAAACGGACGGATCTGTCCTGAAATTCAAGCAGGGAACATACAATGCTGCTACAGGAGAAGCTAAATATGCCAAGAAAGAGCTTCCGTTTGTATTGGATAAAATGACGAAGCTACATAAATCCCAGTCAAAAGATACGCTTTCCCCCTTAAATACTTTTTTTGGCGTTGCCCTTTTCTTTTTCGTGATTTCAAGTTTCTGGATGTTTAATCCTAAAACCAAAGCCTTTAAGCGCGGAATGATATTTACTGCTGCCGGGCTCGTAGCAGCGCTGATTATGCTTTTTATATAA
- a CDS encoding peroxiredoxin: protein MSIKLGDTAPDFKAETSLGDLRFYDYLGDSWGILFSHPADYTPVCTTELGYTSKLTAEFDKRGTKVLALSVDGVEDHQNWIRDINETQDTEVKFPIIADKDRKVSELYDFIHPNASATATVRSLLIIDPDKKVRLIITYPASTGRNFNEILRVLDALQLADSYKVATPANWENGDDVIVPPTISTEDAKGIFPKGVTEIKPYLRYTPQPNT, encoded by the coding sequence ATGTCAATCAAACTAGGAGATACAGCACCGGATTTCAAAGCAGAAACGTCTTTGGGAGACCTCCGTTTTTATGATTACCTGGGAGATTCCTGGGGGATCCTCTTTTCACACCCTGCAGACTATACGCCGGTGTGCACTACCGAACTGGGGTACACTTCAAAGCTCACCGCAGAATTTGATAAAAGAGGGACGAAAGTCTTAGCCTTAAGTGTAGACGGGGTAGAAGACCATCAGAACTGGATCCGTGATATTAATGAAACCCAGGATACTGAAGTGAAGTTTCCTATCATTGCAGATAAAGACAGGAAAGTTTCTGAGCTGTATGATTTTATTCATCCCAATGCTTCTGCAACCGCAACCGTCCGCTCTCTCCTGATTATTGACCCTGATAAAAAAGTAAGGCTGATCATTACTTATCCTGCTTCTACCGGAAGAAACTTTAATGAAATCCTGCGGGTGCTGGATGCGCTTCAGTTAGCCGACTCCTATAAAGTAGCAACCCCCGCTAACTGGGAAAACGGCGATGATGTTATTGTGCCGCCTACCATTTCTACAGAAGATGCCAAGGGAATATTTCCTAAAGGGGTTACGGAAATAAAGCCGTACCTGAGGTATACACCCCAGCCGAATACATGA